The Spodoptera frugiperda isolate SF20-4 chromosome 25, AGI-APGP_CSIRO_Sfru_2.0, whole genome shotgun sequence genome includes the window GGCTACGTCGCAATGACAGCGGACTACGGATTATAACGTATTTGATAAGCGAAAAGGATTTTTAATATATCAGACACTAGAAAATTTGGTTTTTAAACTGTAATGTTGCGAATAAACTTGTTATGAATAAGTCATATTTCTAGGTCATTTTAAATTGACAATTGAAGTTTATGCAGTCAACGacttatttagtttttgatagAAATCACGATGCAGATAAGATTAGTTGTTACAACAAATTAATGTTACTCGTTCACTGATAACGTTTGGcagattgatattataatataagatGTTTGTTACATTACGCACGTTGATAtctaaattaatcaatatttttggttttaaaatggcaagtttaaaagaaaatatttttttaaataaagtttgtcTGATAGAAAACGATTAATTCGCGGTGGTATGATATCTTAATGAAGATCGTCGCCCGCGGTGCGACCCCGGCCCGCGCAAAAGTTGTCGAAGCTCAACTTTGTTTGTCAGGCTGTGTGTTTATTGCCTTCGTCCCTCATAAAATGTTATGAATGATACAGTTCGCGAGGCAGGGATTAACCGTTTAGTAGCTACGTTTCGTAACCATTATACGTTTAGTTGAGCCTTTTCCAGacctttttgtgttgaatattttCAGCTATATTTACGACTATATGACGGGTGTCCCGAGCACTTTTTAACATCAAAACAAAGGTTCACATGAATGTTGTTGTGCATTGTTTTTACTACTGCTGCTGCTGAGATTTTTACTTGTGGAGTTACTCtccgtttgtttttgtttttattacgtaCGTACTTTAATGTTTACGTACTCTAATATTACGTGAAGTTAGACTTCAATATTGTTAGGACTTTGGTTGTTGATCGCAAACTTATTCGAGTTACTAGTTTTGTGGtcgtgaattatttttattcttccaCGGTCGTTACTAAGTTATGACGCAAAGGTATTACCCAGTTTGTAAATAAGTTTACGTACTTTCCGAAACATTCAAAAGTTTCTTGTTATGTTTTGAATGTTTAAGCTATTTAATGTTTAAGCATCAATTACTGATTGTTACCGAATGTATGTAAAATGCATTAGAGGGAAAACAACGCTACTGTACCTAGtatcgttaattttatttaaatgtgtattgctaattcataaataaaatgtacagcGTGCAAGAACATCGCAATAAGGGAGCACGCAGTGAGCTACGCACAGTAAGGTGTTCGGAACAAGGAAGCCTCTTTATGTCAGTGAAGGAAGCTATCGGCACAGTCCGAGAAAATCGATGTCGGCTCCCCTCATAGTTTGCATGGCCACGGTCCGGCCGGCGACCACTAGGCACCACGAGTCCCTGCTGTAGccggcagcagcagcagcgccgtgaatgttttattaaaatattaatattatatggcTGGACGTAAGGGGTAGTGCTTTCGACgtgtttagaaaaaaattaaggaacCGCGCCCCCCGCCCCACCCTTCCGCCCGCACCCCTCGCACGTCCACGATGCAAAATTTTCAGTGCCCTGCGCACGGCTCGGCCATTCTAATAATACAAGCTTTTGCGTAGGATTCGCTtccattatttacttttatgtgTGTCATTTCGGTACTAATCCGAAGCTATTCTATTGAGACGATCGTAAAAAACATCGTTTTAATATCTAAGTGACGCATATTTGTATTATGAGTCACATAGAAAACTACAGTCGATGTAGTCgtatgttcgtttaattatgaCTCCTCTTATCTACCCACTATAATTTGCTAATATCGTATGTAGGTAATATGACCTCGGATaatatttaggttttattttctttatcacAATCGTACAGATCGTTGCCGGTTATTGACTTTGAATAAGGAAATGACATTTGCTTGTCATCTATtacgaattaataataatgaacagATACACATACATGTGCtactatttgttttgttctttgATCAACTGCTCGATAAAAGGTTGGAATTATTTCGATACCAAGGTGACCCACATCATCAAAACATTATGCATCAGTTGTAAACAATGCACTTTACTTAgtttcaaattgttgtttagaaTGTGGAAACCATTATTTTTACgtacaacataataaaaagaGATTTAAAATTTAGAGAATTTCGTCGCAGGGCTCTGTCCGCCCGCATTGTAAGGGTGGGTGCTATCGCTATCCTACTCGGACGCAGCTTCACCGGACATTTCGACCGGGCATTTCAATTTTGAGAAAGAGTAGGACCAGCCCCGTCTCCCGCGCGCCTCGGTCACCCCCGCGCGGCCGTCTCGCTCGCACTAAGGACACACAAAAGGACGAAGGAGCGATAACTTCATCACCGTGCGACGGTCTCACTCGCACACACGCTACGGTGGGGGACGACGTTGCGAATTGTTATTGAAGTCATGCCCCCGAAGGCGACTTCGGGAAGGCTGTCAGTTGCTAGTAAACGTTCGCAGCGTCCGTACCCGGGTGACCCGCGACGCCTTCACGACGCACCTAGCACATTACAAACTACTATACATCGCGCCACCGGGTTTACAAACAAGTGCCAAGTTGTTATTTTACTACTTCCTCTGtgattttagtttattatggacattgttaaatattattagactTTTTCGAGTGACAATAAGTTTTCGCTTCAGTACTATGAAAGTTTCGAGCGAGTGACGCGGACAGTTAGTGGCCGGTGCAGTGGAGAGTTGTTGTCGGAGCCGGCTGAGCAGCGCGCGACTGTCCCGCGGGTGCCAGTGTTTACAGCCGCGCACGTGGCCGCGCCGTACGCCCGCGCGACGAAATGCCGCCAAAAACTTTCTTCGGAAACATTGCCGCTGTTTGAGTGAAGTCGCGAGGGGAACCGCGTCGACCGCGACCATGACTTTAACCTGTAGCGCCTGATTAAGCGTGGACTACATGTACGTCAAAACGAGAAGTgccgtttttttattatttttttttcgttggaGGAGACGGTGCTCTCCTTTGGATTAATGATTTAAATGGCTAACAGCAACGCAGTGTCGTCGACTTTATCGTCGAGGGATTATCACTGTAAGATTTGTGATCTCTATTTGGACACTGTCGAATCATTAGAGGTACATTTACAATATCATAAAGAGAATTTATATGTGAAGTGGGGTACGCAGAATGTACAGAATGATACTGATAACAATAACGGAGTTAAAGTGAAGATCGAAACAACAGTGTCGGCTCCAGCCGACTCAAGTGACAATATGATCACCAAGCCCAGCCCAGAGTTCCAGCAGCGGGCTACGCCAGAGACCTCGGCGCAGTTCCCTCACCCAGCAACCCCGCAGAGCTACCACAGTGCACCTTCGCCATATCAGAATCCAGATCAGACCAACTTCTCACCTGGAGCACAATTCGGTAACAACTATTCTCACTCTGGCTTCCCTCAAAATCAACATTCCGAACAGATTAACTGGGACCAGTCCCAATACAACCAAGAGTATCACAAACCGAACCGGTTCCATCCGTACAATATGCAGGAACGAGTGTCGCAAGTATCATCTTCCAGTCCACTTTACGGTCAGCCTCTCAATCAGCCGACGCCTTCGCCATCACCGAACCAGTGCGACAAATGTGGCTTTGTCTGTGACTCCGCCGTCCAACTCAATGAGCATTGCAACTCTGCTCACGCAGGGGTTAGTGCACCGCCTACTGCATCATCTATGCCATTTCAACAATACCCAGGCAAGCAATACAACAACTCGGGTTATCAGAACGAAAGTGCAAAGGTTAAGGAGGAACATGAAGAATCTTCTGacattttagatttagattccCAAAAAGTTGTGTATCAAGGCAACGAAGGCGAACAACCGACCGGAACTTTCGAAGATGCACCAACTCAAGGTCGAGAAGTTAATACACGTACTGTTCCGATGATGCCTTGGGAGACGCAAAAATTATATAGTAATCCACAGCTCAACGGAGACGTATCTCtatttaaagaacaaaaaatgtttgctgAGCAAAAGCCGTATCAGTCGGAAACAAAAATGTTTCACCCCGAGCAAAAGTTTGCTTACACACAGGATAAATTTCTCGGCGTACATCACGATCAAAAACCCTTTATGCACGTTGAACAGAAGATATACCCGGGCGTTCAAATGCCTCCTCTAACAGACTACTCAGGCCCAGTAGCGTCATCAAATCCAGATATGAAACCGCCATATCGGCCCTACGATTCACCAGCAGCGCCACAAATCACAAGTACACAACCTGCGAATCCCACATCTTCAACGCTTCCAACAATTGGAGGCAAAGGCGCAAATTGGAAATCGAACGAAGCGCGCCGTCCTAAGACGTATAATTGCACCGCTTGCAATAAATGGTTCACTAGCTCTGGTCATTTAAAAAGGCATTACAATACGACTTTGCACAAGAATGCGGTGAGGTCTTCGGGTCAGCCTGACCCAGCGACTTTGCCCATATCCAACCATCATCACCCGAGCCGCGAGATGTCGCGTGCGCAACAGCAGTCCGCCGACTCCAACACGCAGAGCCCCGTCCCTTCTGAGGACGGCCGAAGCGTGGACGACGCAGCCCTGCAGTCGCCTTACGCCTCGCAGAACTTCGACCGGTCACATCGGGTTGCCGCCATGCAGTCCAAGTCACCGTACTCGCATCTTCAACAGGGTAACTTAGATAATAATTTCAGTAATAATCCTCTAGTAAATCACCCTTTACAGCATCAGGTCGGTTCGCATCCTCTCAATATAGGTAGTCAACCGCCGGGTATAGGGAATCCCAATGATAGTAGTCATCAGTCATCGAAAGGTGTAGCAATATCATCGGCAGGGAATCCCCCAAACGGGGAAGCAGGTCCCTCTGTTTCGCAAAATCACCATATGAGGGGCCTGCTATCAGTGTCAACCAGCAATATTTCAACTCCGGTACTAACACAGAGTACACCGGCACTTACGGCGCACACTCTGACTCCGTTCAGTCATTTGGGTGTCAACCCGTACAGCCCGAGGTCTACGGATCCTTTGGGGCCTTCGGTTCCGGACCCCACGCACACCCCTTTATATTTGGGTCAGAATTTTCAGCAGACTATAGCACCGAGCTACCCAAACGGGATGGCCCCCCACGTTATGGATATGGCTATCAACAATCTGCCTACAGCCAATCCGGCTACTTTTGGTGAATCAGCACCAGAAGAAGTCGTTGTTATGGAACAAGAAACGTCAAGTGAGCCGGCCGGCGGCCGCCTGCCGAGCTTCTCGCAGCTCCAGACGCAGAGCTTCAGCATTTACGTTTCTAACTATATCACACAGCCTAACGTGGGGGGTCAAGTTATCACTGACGAGTCGACTGCTGGTTATATTATCGTCGACCCGGTTCACTCTAATTTA containing:
- the LOC118263541 gene encoding uncharacterized protein LOC118263541, which encodes MANSNAVSSTLSSRDYHCKICDLYLDTVESLEVHLQYHKENLYVKWGTQNVQNDTDNNNGVKVKIETTVSAPADSSDNMITKPSPEFQQRATPETSAQFPHPATPQSYHSAPSPYQNPDQTNFSPGAQFGNNYSHSGFPQNQHSEQINWDQSQYNQEYHKPNRFHPYNMQERVSQVSSSSPLYGQPLNQPTPSPSPNQCDKCGFVCDSAVQLNEHCNSAHAGVSAPPTASSMPFQQYPGKQYNNSGYQNESAKVKEEHEESSDILDLDSQKVVYQGNEGEQPTGTFEDAPTQGREVNTRTVPMMPWETQKLYSNPQLNGDVSLFKEQKMFAEQKPYQSETKMFHPEQKFAYTQDKFLGVHHDQKPFMHVEQKIYPGVQMPPLTDYSGPVASSNPDMKPPYRPYDSPAAPQITSTQPANPTSSTLPTIGGKGANWKSNEARRPKTYNCTACNKWFTSSGHLKRHYNTTLHKNAVRSSGQPDPATLPISNHHHPSREMSRAQQQSADSNTQSPVPSEDGRSVDDAALQSPYASQNFDRSHRVAAMQSKSPYSHLQQGNLDNNFSNNPLVNHPLQHQVGSHPLNIGSQPPGIGNPNDSSHQSSKGVAISSAGNPPNGEAGPSVSQNHHMRGLLSVSTSNISTPVLTQSTPALTAHTLTPFSHLGVNPYSPRSTDPLGPSVPDPTHTPLYLGQNFQQTIAPSYPNGMAPHVMDMAINNLPTANPATFGESAPEEVVVMEQETSSEPAGGRLPSFSQLQTQSFSIYVSNYITQPNVGGQVITDESTAGYIIVDPVHSNLSYGNPELTGHAIDYDSSMIEYDPEQSKVYPYGYAVEGKTIKREIDLLQTDSSELQILKIEDIMDYANKENYGNQLKSPASPESAKAENENRGSPGVSSTVPSTPLAERNQMKKTAANTIHKCYECDKLFNKGCYLTQHNKTFHSGVKPYKCQRCGKRFSDDTSYEWHYTKHSDNKPFKCNECPKSFNHKSDLRRHMCLHSDCKPFTCDHCGKGFIRKDHMVKHFGTHKKKSIGRSSTSPTNAVSSTSVSPNNNNNSRLLNINVAYN